A section of the Stenotrophomonas acidaminiphila genome encodes:
- a CDS encoding efflux transporter periplasmic adaptor subunit: MKASLTAFPMFRLAALGLLLAALTACGGDPAATAKNAAADDHGHAGDEGGNHADEDTAPEQTTIPAARAKAAGIVSTAVGPGTIADEHDVQGLLAPIDGRMAQVTARFPGPIRALRANVGDRVRAGQALASIDSNLSLTTYGVSAPISGVVLSRQAQVGGVAAEGQLLFEIGDLSQLWVDLHIFGADTQHITAGVPVTVTRMTDGVSQSTTLERVLPGTATASQSTVARATVDNADGLWRPGAAVRARIVVASTPADIVVPLTALQSMDGRDVVFVRNGDTYQARPVTLGARDARQVAVSAGLRAGEEVVVEQSYTVKADIGKAGAGHEH, from the coding sequence ATGAAGGCTTCGCTGACTGCTTTCCCGATGTTCCGCCTGGCCGCGCTGGGCCTGCTGCTGGCCGCGCTCACCGCCTGCGGCGGCGACCCCGCCGCCACCGCCAAAAATGCCGCCGCGGACGACCACGGCCATGCCGGCGACGAGGGCGGGAACCACGCCGACGAGGACACTGCGCCCGAACAGACCACCATCCCCGCCGCGCGCGCCAAAGCCGCGGGCATCGTCAGCACCGCCGTCGGCCCGGGCACCATCGCCGACGAACACGACGTGCAGGGCCTGCTGGCGCCGATCGACGGGCGCATGGCCCAGGTCACCGCGCGCTTTCCCGGCCCGATCCGCGCGCTGCGCGCCAACGTCGGCGACCGCGTGCGCGCCGGCCAGGCGCTGGCCAGCATCGACAGCAACCTGAGCCTGACCACCTATGGCGTCAGCGCACCGATCTCCGGCGTGGTGCTGTCGCGCCAGGCGCAGGTCGGCGGGGTCGCCGCCGAAGGCCAGCTGCTGTTCGAGATCGGCGACCTCTCGCAGCTGTGGGTGGACCTGCACATCTTCGGCGCCGATACCCAGCACATCACCGCCGGGGTGCCGGTCACCGTCACCCGCATGACCGATGGCGTCAGCCAGTCCACCACGCTCGAGCGCGTGTTGCCGGGCACCGCCACCGCCAGCCAGAGCACGGTGGCCCGCGCCACCGTGGACAACGCCGACGGCCTGTGGCGGCCGGGCGCGGCGGTGCGCGCGCGCATCGTCGTGGCCAGCACCCCGGCCGACATCGTGGTGCCGCTGACCGCGCTGCAGAGCATGGACGGCCGCGACGTGGTGTTCGTGCGCAACGGCGACACCTACCAGGCGCGGCCGGTCACCCTCGGCGCGCGCGACGCGCGCCAGGTGGCGGTCAGCGCCGGGCTGCGCGCCGGCGAAGAGGTGGTGGTCGAACAGAGCTACACGGTGAAGGCCGACATCGGCAAGGCGGGGGCGGGCCATGAGCACTGA
- a CDS encoding cation transporter has protein sequence MWKRLAALAALAIAPCAIAQVPSPPEPLTLDAAISRVARTHPDLRLPVLQRAAAEARYEGAGFKPPLAFGVDIENALGTGASRGFDASEVTVSLAGVLERGGKLDARRALAQANIDTLAPQREVTRLDLMAEVARRYLAITAARGQRRIALDDIEQRRRAVAAARVRLQAGASPASTLMTAQAALAQAELDRDRAMQAERAARLALAALWNAREADFTEVSGEPLQLPALEDFQQLAALLSDTPELALIAGEARVREAQLQLARSELRGNLSWQLGMRNNRDSGDTALVGGFSLPLGNARRAGPEIRAAEAELAMSAVQRESRALQLYSTLAEAHGRYATARLEVARLDSDVLPQLQRAEKAAESAWRAGAISYLEWAQLQAMRIEARQRQLDAALAAQTALIEIQRLTGQPLVATASEGNTP, from the coding sequence ATGTGGAAACGCCTGGCCGCGCTTGCGGCCCTGGCGATCGCACCGTGCGCCATCGCGCAGGTGCCGTCGCCGCCTGAACCCTTGACCCTGGACGCGGCGATCAGCCGCGTCGCCCGCACCCATCCCGACCTGCGCCTGCCCGTCCTGCAGCGTGCCGCCGCCGAGGCCCGCTACGAGGGCGCCGGCTTCAAGCCACCGCTGGCGTTCGGGGTCGATATCGAGAACGCCCTGGGCACCGGCGCCAGCCGCGGCTTTGACGCCAGCGAGGTCACCGTCTCGCTGGCCGGCGTGCTCGAACGCGGCGGCAAGCTCGACGCCCGCCGCGCCTTGGCGCAGGCCAACATCGACACCCTCGCGCCGCAGCGCGAGGTCACCCGCCTGGACCTGATGGCCGAGGTGGCGCGCCGCTACCTGGCCATCACCGCCGCACGCGGCCAGCGCCGGATCGCGCTGGACGACATCGAGCAGCGTCGCCGCGCGGTCGCCGCCGCGCGGGTGCGGCTGCAGGCCGGCGCCTCGCCCGCCTCCACGCTGATGACCGCGCAGGCGGCATTGGCCCAGGCCGAACTGGACCGCGACCGTGCCATGCAGGCCGAGCGCGCGGCACGGCTGGCGCTGGCGGCGCTGTGGAACGCGCGCGAAGCCGACTTCACCGAGGTCAGTGGCGAGCCGCTGCAGCTGCCGGCGCTGGAGGACTTCCAGCAACTGGCGGCGCTGCTGTCCGATACCCCGGAGCTGGCGCTCATCGCCGGCGAGGCGCGGGTGCGCGAGGCCCAGCTGCAACTGGCGCGTAGTGAGCTGCGCGGCAACCTGTCCTGGCAACTGGGCATGCGCAACAACCGCGACAGTGGCGATACCGCCCTGGTCGGCGGCTTCAGCCTGCCGCTGGGCAATGCCCGCCGCGCAGGGCCGGAGATCCGTGCCGCCGAGGCCGAACTGGCGATGAGCGCGGTGCAGCGCGAATCGCGTGCGCTGCAGCTGTACTCGACGCTGGCCGAGGCCCATGGCCGTTACGCCACCGCGCGGTTGGAAGTGGCGCGCCTGGACAGCGACGTGCTGCCGCAGCTGCAGCGCGCCGAGAAGGCCGCCGAGAGCGCCTGGCGCGCCGGCGCCATCAGCTACCTGGAATGGGCGCAGCTGCAGGCCATGCGCATCGAGGCGCGGCAACGCCAGCTCGATGCCGCGCTCGCCGCGCAGACCGCCCTGATCGAAATCCAGCGCCTGACCGGGCAGCCCCTGGTCGCCACCGCTTCCGAAGGAAACACGCCATGA
- a CDS encoding dolichol-phosphate mannosyltransferase, giving the protein MSQPALSVVVPVFNERDNVAPLVAEITAALRGRVDFEIVYVDDDSKDDTLQVLRALKAATPELRVLHHVSQSGQSTAVRTGVKAARGPWIATLDGDGQNDPADIPKLLAARDAAAPAVKLFAGWRVNRQDSGSKRWASRWANRIRARMLRDDTPDTGCGIKLFERAAFLDLPYFDHMHRYLPALMQRAGWQTVSVPVNHRHRTAGVSKYNNLGRALVGIRDLRGVAWLIVRSRRTAVEEV; this is encoded by the coding sequence ATGAGCCAACCCGCACTTTCGGTGGTCGTCCCCGTCTTCAACGAACGCGACAACGTCGCCCCGCTGGTCGCCGAGATCACCGCCGCGCTGCGCGGCCGGGTCGATTTCGAGATCGTCTACGTCGATGACGACTCCAAGGACGACACCCTGCAGGTACTGCGCGCGCTCAAGGCCGCCACCCCGGAGCTGCGGGTGCTGCACCACGTCAGCCAGAGCGGGCAGAGCACCGCCGTGCGCACCGGGGTCAAGGCCGCGCGCGGGCCGTGGATCGCCACCCTCGACGGCGACGGCCAGAACGACCCGGCCGACATCCCGAAACTGCTGGCCGCGCGCGACGCCGCCGCGCCCGCGGTGAAGCTGTTCGCCGGCTGGCGGGTCAACCGCCAGGACTCCGGCTCCAAGCGCTGGGCCAGCCGCTGGGCCAACCGCATCCGCGCGCGCATGCTGCGCGACGACACGCCCGATACCGGCTGCGGCATCAAGCTGTTCGAGCGCGCGGCGTTCCTCGACCTGCCGTACTTCGACCACATGCACCGCTACCTGCCGGCGCTGATGCAGCGTGCCGGCTGGCAGACCGTGAGCGTGCCGGTCAACCACCGCCACCGCACCGCCGGGGTGTCCAAGTACAACAACCTCGGCCGTGCCCTGGTCGGCATCCGCGACCTGCGCGGCGTGGCCTGGCTGATCGTGCGCAGCAGGCGCACCGCGGTCGAGGAGGTCTGA
- a CDS encoding protein CapI, protein MTVLVTGAAGFIGAYTCQALAARGARVVGLDNYNDYYDPQLKRDRVAALCPQVDIRALDLTDRDGLAALFDEIRPSRVIHLAAQAGVRYSLQNPHAYVDSNLAGFVNMLELCRHRGVQHLVYASSSSVYGDSATPPFSEDQRVDRPRSLYAATKAANELMAYTYAQLYGLRATGLRFFTVYGPWGRPDMAPLLFSRAVLAGRPIEVFNEGRMRRDFTHVSDIVAGILGALDHPSEDGVPHRVFNLGNHTPVELERFIEVIASAAGRPALKVYKPMQPGDMVETMADTARARAAFGFDPATPIEAGLPPVVAWCRDYFGAAA, encoded by the coding sequence CATCGGCGCCTACACCTGCCAGGCCCTGGCCGCGCGCGGCGCGCGCGTGGTCGGGCTGGACAACTACAACGACTACTACGACCCGCAGCTCAAGCGCGACCGCGTCGCCGCGCTGTGCCCGCAGGTCGACATCCGCGCGCTGGACCTGACCGACCGCGACGGCCTGGCCGCGCTGTTCGACGAGATCCGCCCGTCGCGGGTCATCCACCTGGCCGCGCAGGCCGGCGTGCGCTACTCGCTGCAGAACCCGCATGCCTACGTCGACAGCAACCTGGCCGGCTTCGTCAACATGCTCGAGCTGTGCCGCCACCGCGGCGTGCAGCACCTGGTCTATGCATCCAGCAGCTCGGTGTACGGCGATTCGGCCACGCCGCCGTTCTCCGAGGACCAGCGCGTGGACCGGCCGCGCTCGCTGTACGCGGCGACCAAGGCCGCCAACGAGCTGATGGCATACACCTACGCGCAGCTGTACGGCCTGCGCGCCACCGGGCTGCGCTTCTTCACCGTGTACGGCCCGTGGGGCCGGCCGGACATGGCGCCGCTGTTGTTCTCGCGCGCGGTGCTGGCCGGGCGGCCGATCGAGGTGTTCAACGAAGGCCGCATGCGCCGCGACTTCACGCATGTTTCCGACATCGTCGCCGGTATCCTCGGCGCACTCGACCACCCTTCGGAGGACGGCGTGCCGCACCGGGTATTCAACCTCGGCAACCACACCCCGGTGGAGCTGGAACGCTTCATCGAGGTGATCGCCAGCGCCGCCGGGCGCCCGGCGCTGAAGGTCTACAAGCCGATGCAGCCGGGCGACATGGTCGAGACCATGGCCGACACCGCGCGCGCCCGCGCCGCCTTCGGCTTCGACCCGGCCACCCCGATCGAGGCCGGACTGCCGCCGGTGGTGGCCTGGTGCCGCGACTACTTCGGCGCCGCCGCCTGA